A single genomic interval of Lynx canadensis isolate LIC74 chromosome A2, mLynCan4.pri.v2, whole genome shotgun sequence harbors:
- the LOC115500950 gene encoding olfactory receptor-like protein OLF3 — protein METNNQTWVREFILLGLSSDWDTRVSLFVLFLIMYLVTVLGNFLIVLLIRLDSRLHTPMYFFLTNLSLVDVSYATSIVPQMLAHFLAEHKAIPFVSCAAQLFFSLGLGGIEFVLLAVMAYDRYVAVCDPLRYSVIMHGGLCTRLAITSWVSGSLNSLMQTIITFQLPMCTNKYIDHISCELLAVVRLACVDTSSNEIAIMVSSIVLLMTPFCLVLLSYIQIISTILKIQSREGRKKAFHTCASHLTVVVLCYGMTIFTYIQPRSSPSILQEKLISVFYAILMPVLNPMIYSIRNKEVKGAWQKLLGQLSELTSKLAT, from the coding sequence atggaaacaaataACCAGACATGGGTGAGAGAGTTTATTCTCCTCGGCCTGTCCAGTGACTGGGACACACGGGTCTCCCTCTTTGTCCTCTTCTTGATCATGTACTTGGTGACAGTGCTGGGGAACTTCCTCATTGTTCTTCTGATCAGACTGGACAGCCGACTCCACACTCCCATGTACTTCTTTCTCACCAACCTCTCCCTTGTTGATGTCTCTTATGCCACAAGTATTGTTCCTCAGATGCTGGCGCATTTTCTTGCAGAACATAAAGCAATCCCATTTGTGAGCTGTGCAGCCCAGTTGTTTTTCTCCTTGGGCTTGGGTGGGATTGAGTTTGTTCTACTGGCAGTGATGGCCTACGACCGCTATGTGGCTGTGTGCGACCCCCTGCGATACTCGGTCATCATGCATGGAGGGCTCTGTACTAGGTTGGCCATCACATCCTGGGTCAGTGGTTCTCTCAACTCTCTCATGCAGACCATCATCACCTTTCAGCTGCCCATGTGCACAAACAAGTATATTGATCACATATCCTGTGAACTCCTAGCTGTGGTCAGACTGGCCTGTGTGGACACCTCCTCCAATGAGATCGCGATCATGGTTTCTAGCATTGTCTTGCTGATGACACCCTTCTGCCTGGTCCTCTTGTCCTACATCCAGATCATCTCCACCATCCTGAAGATCCAgtccagagagggaagaaagaaagcctTCCACACCTGTGCGTCTCACCTCACAGTGGTCGTCCTGTGCTATGGCATGACCATTTTCACCTACATCCAGCCCCGCTCCAGTCCTTCTATCCTTCAGGAGAAGTTGATTTCTGTCTTCTATGCCATTCTGATGCCCGTGCTGAATCCCATGATTTATAGCATAAGGAATAAGGAGGTGAAGGGGGCCTGGCAGAAACTACTAGGGCAGTTATCTGAATTAACGTCAAAACTGGCAACTTGA